A region from the Aegilops tauschii subsp. strangulata cultivar AL8/78 chromosome 5, Aet v6.0, whole genome shotgun sequence genome encodes:
- the LOC109747127 gene encoding B3 domain-containing protein_Os12g40080 isoform X2: MFNQTGCEKELSCVPMNNTPCVNKMRFFMVMMGIGASNNGLTIPEKFANYVRGHISEEIKLEVPDGQTYSVQVDNEQNELVLLSGWDTFVSAYELKEGDTLLFGYNGNSQFKVRIFNVNGFDKLLSCVVKNITPCVQKRSAYHDNPLQSPRERTGPNDHRNKACTICIECVGRHYWHMEDHNWSFFKVVILSNFKDEMTIPPKFATNFRGRISDEVKLEVPDGKIYNVQVAEEQHKLVLRSGWANFAGAYELKEGDLLVFTYSGDSHFKVKIFKPSGCENEFSCVTMSCGSNVQERDICHDQSLPTKKRCRNDGLTDSWKTTKKTPTDSPSQKPSSELNTEDVTSSKDIQEPRGSGVLQGSSESRYILEMSCKLTSAQRARVDTFVKESQTGIEFYVTAMNEKTLSDGYLVICKDYAVKHLPHQDQMIKLCHPQNSKTWDANLAVISDGTCTLSCILTAGWLGFVRDNNLREGDICAFEVSKNDSRVMITVHPLKESGHPEYVITGHTKPASQQKKKWTHPGYVVARSIKLTRKQKRKIEERIQAIRPEIKIFVSVLQRSSYSLYIEQGYADCHLPREDQIMRLRLPGKNDTWKAKLYVGDKVNGKFNALRRGWKKLVKDNKLQEGDMCLFELLKKRGGAHHECPHN, encoded by the exons ATGTTCAATCAAACTGGCTGTGAGAAAGAGTTATCCTGTGTTCCAATGAACAACACTCCTTGTGTCAATAAAATGCGTTTCTTCATGGTTATGATGGGTATCGGTGCTTCAAATAATGGACTG ACCATACCAGAAAAGTTTGCAAACTATGTCAGAGGACACATATCTGAAGAAATAAAGCTAGAAGTGCCAGATGGCCAAACATATAGTGTTCAGGTTGACAATGAACAGAATGAGCTAGTCCTTCTCTCTGGATGGGATACATTTGTCAGTGCCTATGAACTTAAAGAGGGTGACACATTGTTGTTCGGGTATAATGGGAACTCCCAGTTCAAAGTCCGAATCTTCAATGTAAATGGTTTTGATAAATTGTTATCGTGTGTCGTTAAGAACATCACTCCTTGTGTCCAAAAAAGGAGCGCGTATCATGATAATCCTTTGCAATCACCTAGAGAAAG GACTGGACCAAATGATCACAGGAACAAGGCATGCACAATATGCATAGAATGTGTTGGACGCCATTATTGGCACATGGAGGATCATAACTGGTCTTTCTTCAAGGTTGTGATTCTGAGTAATTTTAAGGATGAGATG ACCATACCACCAAAGTTCGCCACTAATTTCAGAGGTCGCATATCTGATGAAGTCAAACTAGAAGTCCCGGATGGTAAAATTTATAATGTTCAGGTTGCCGAGGAACAACATAAGTTAGTTCTTCGATCAGGGTGGGCGAACTTTGCCGGTGCTTATGAACTTAAAGAGGGTGACCTCCTAGTCTTTACATACAGTGGGGACTCTCACTTCAAAGTAAAAATCTTTAAACCAAGTGGCTGCGAGAACGAGTTTTCATGTGTTACCATGAGCTGTGGTTCTAATGTCCAAGAGAGGGACATTTGTCATGATCAATCACTACCCACCAAAAAGAGATGCCGAAACGATGGTTTGACTGACAGTTGGAAAACTACAAAGAAGACTCCAACAGACTCACCTTCGCAGAAACCAAGTTCAGAATTGAACA CTGAAGATGTCACATCTTCAAAAGATATTCAGGAACCCAGAGGTTCAGGTGTCCTTCAGGGATCTTCAGAATCACGTTACATTTTAGAAATGAGCTGTAAACTCACTAGTGCCCAGAGGGCAAGAGTCGACACATTTGTCAAGGAAAGCCAGACTGGAATTGAATTTTATGTCACAGCAATGAACGAGAAAACTCTGTCTGATGGATATCTG GTCATCTGCAAGGACTATGCTGTCAAACACCTTCCGCATCAAGACCAGATGATCAAACTCTGTCATCCTCAGAACAGCAAAACATGGGATGCCAATTTGGCGGTTATCAGTGATGGCACatgcaccctttcatgcatccTTACTGCTGGTTGGCTGGGCTTCGTACGCGACAACAACTTGCGGGAAGGCGATATCTGCGCATTCGAAGTGTCAAAGAACGACAGTAGAGTGATGATAACAGTCCATCCACTTAAAGAAAGCGGTCACCCAGAGTATGTCATAACAGGACACACCAAACCAGCTAGCCAGCAGAAGAAGAAATGGACTCACCCAGGATATGTGGTTGCAAGAAGCATCAAACTGACTCGCAAGCAGAAGAGAAAAATTGAAGAGAGAATCCAGGCCATTCGGCCTGAAATCAAAATATTTGTGTCAGTCTTGCAGAGAAGCAGCTACAGCCTG TACATTGAACAGGGATACGCTGACTGTCATCTTCCACGCGAGGACCAGATAATGAGGCTTCGACTGCCCGGGAAGAACGACACTTGGAAAGCTAAGCTCTATGTAGGTGACAAAGTCAATGGAAAATTTAATGCACTGCGCAGAGGCTGGAAGAAGTTGGTAAAAGACAATAAGCTGCAAGAAGGGGACATGTGCCTGTTTGAGCTGCTGAAGAAACGAGGAGGAGCTCACCATGAATGTCCACATAATTAA
- the LOC109747127 gene encoding B3 domain-containing protein_Os12g40080 isoform X1: MKTSFTSCNECVVYHNWHRMGDWKKCFVKIVGEFVDVPINLANYIRGQIPDKVKLEVPDGKTYNVQVSKEENGLVFQSGWAEFARTYELVQGTILLFESSGSSCFEVRMFNQTGCEKELSCVPMNNTPCVNKMRFFMVMMGIGASNNGLTIPEKFANYVRGHISEEIKLEVPDGQTYSVQVDNEQNELVLLSGWDTFVSAYELKEGDTLLFGYNGNSQFKVRIFNVNGFDKLLSCVVKNITPCVQKRSAYHDNPLQSPRERTGPNDHRNKACTICIECVGRHYWHMEDHNWSFFKVVILSNFKDEMTIPPKFATNFRGRISDEVKLEVPDGKIYNVQVAEEQHKLVLRSGWANFAGAYELKEGDLLVFTYSGDSHFKVKIFKPSGCENEFSCVTMSCGSNVQERDICHDQSLPTKKRCRNDGLTDSWKTTKKTPTDSPSQKPSSELNTEDVTSSKDIQEPRGSGVLQGSSESRYILEMSCKLTSAQRARVDTFVKESQTGIEFYVTAMNEKTLSDGYLVICKDYAVKHLPHQDQMIKLCHPQNSKTWDANLAVISDGTCTLSCILTAGWLGFVRDNNLREGDICAFEVSKNDSRVMITVHPLKESGHPEYVITGHTKPASQQKKKWTHPGYVVARSIKLTRKQKRKIEERIQAIRPEIKIFVSVLQRSSYSLYIEQGYADCHLPREDQIMRLRLPGKNDTWKAKLYVGDKVNGKFNALRRGWKKLVKDNKLQEGDMCLFELLKKRGGAHHECPHN, from the exons ATGAAGACATCTTTCACAAGTTGCAACGAGTGCGTCGTGTACCACAATTGGCACCGCATGGGTGATTGGAAAAAGTGTTTCGTCAAGATTGTGGGTGAATTCGTG GATGTACCAATAAACTTAGCAAATTATATCAGAGGGCAGATACCTGACAAAGTGAAGCTAGAAGTACCTGACGGTAAAACATACAACGTTCAGGTTTCTAAGGAAGAGAATGGCCTTGTCTTTCAATCTGGGTGGGCAGAATTTGCCAGAACTTATGAACTTGTACAAGGTACCATCTTATTGTTTGAATCCAGCGGAAGCTCCTGCTTTGAAGTTCGAATGTTCAATCAAACTGGCTGTGAGAAAGAGTTATCCTGTGTTCCAATGAACAACACTCCTTGTGTCAATAAAATGCGTTTCTTCATGGTTATGATGGGTATCGGTGCTTCAAATAATGGACTG ACCATACCAGAAAAGTTTGCAAACTATGTCAGAGGACACATATCTGAAGAAATAAAGCTAGAAGTGCCAGATGGCCAAACATATAGTGTTCAGGTTGACAATGAACAGAATGAGCTAGTCCTTCTCTCTGGATGGGATACATTTGTCAGTGCCTATGAACTTAAAGAGGGTGACACATTGTTGTTCGGGTATAATGGGAACTCCCAGTTCAAAGTCCGAATCTTCAATGTAAATGGTTTTGATAAATTGTTATCGTGTGTCGTTAAGAACATCACTCCTTGTGTCCAAAAAAGGAGCGCGTATCATGATAATCCTTTGCAATCACCTAGAGAAAG GACTGGACCAAATGATCACAGGAACAAGGCATGCACAATATGCATAGAATGTGTTGGACGCCATTATTGGCACATGGAGGATCATAACTGGTCTTTCTTCAAGGTTGTGATTCTGAGTAATTTTAAGGATGAGATG ACCATACCACCAAAGTTCGCCACTAATTTCAGAGGTCGCATATCTGATGAAGTCAAACTAGAAGTCCCGGATGGTAAAATTTATAATGTTCAGGTTGCCGAGGAACAACATAAGTTAGTTCTTCGATCAGGGTGGGCGAACTTTGCCGGTGCTTATGAACTTAAAGAGGGTGACCTCCTAGTCTTTACATACAGTGGGGACTCTCACTTCAAAGTAAAAATCTTTAAACCAAGTGGCTGCGAGAACGAGTTTTCATGTGTTACCATGAGCTGTGGTTCTAATGTCCAAGAGAGGGACATTTGTCATGATCAATCACTACCCACCAAAAAGAGATGCCGAAACGATGGTTTGACTGACAGTTGGAAAACTACAAAGAAGACTCCAACAGACTCACCTTCGCAGAAACCAAGTTCAGAATTGAACA CTGAAGATGTCACATCTTCAAAAGATATTCAGGAACCCAGAGGTTCAGGTGTCCTTCAGGGATCTTCAGAATCACGTTACATTTTAGAAATGAGCTGTAAACTCACTAGTGCCCAGAGGGCAAGAGTCGACACATTTGTCAAGGAAAGCCAGACTGGAATTGAATTTTATGTCACAGCAATGAACGAGAAAACTCTGTCTGATGGATATCTG GTCATCTGCAAGGACTATGCTGTCAAACACCTTCCGCATCAAGACCAGATGATCAAACTCTGTCATCCTCAGAACAGCAAAACATGGGATGCCAATTTGGCGGTTATCAGTGATGGCACatgcaccctttcatgcatccTTACTGCTGGTTGGCTGGGCTTCGTACGCGACAACAACTTGCGGGAAGGCGATATCTGCGCATTCGAAGTGTCAAAGAACGACAGTAGAGTGATGATAACAGTCCATCCACTTAAAGAAAGCGGTCACCCAGAGTATGTCATAACAGGACACACCAAACCAGCTAGCCAGCAGAAGAAGAAATGGACTCACCCAGGATATGTGGTTGCAAGAAGCATCAAACTGACTCGCAAGCAGAAGAGAAAAATTGAAGAGAGAATCCAGGCCATTCGGCCTGAAATCAAAATATTTGTGTCAGTCTTGCAGAGAAGCAGCTACAGCCTG TACATTGAACAGGGATACGCTGACTGTCATCTTCCACGCGAGGACCAGATAATGAGGCTTCGACTGCCCGGGAAGAACGACACTTGGAAAGCTAAGCTCTATGTAGGTGACAAAGTCAATGGAAAATTTAATGCACTGCGCAGAGGCTGGAAGAAGTTGGTAAAAGACAATAAGCTGCAAGAAGGGGACATGTGCCTGTTTGAGCTGCTGAAGAAACGAGGAGGAGCTCACCATGAATGTCCACATAATTAA